In the Aliarcobacter cryaerophilus genome, one interval contains:
- a CDS encoding S41 family peptidase → MNKLLIATSIAFVLSQNIFAKEAPVENEQTRFESLSKLTKVIGTVEKYYVDDIKLQEIVDKALKGLMQELDAHSSYLDKKASKEMSIATSGEFGGLGITVGMRDGALTVISPIDDTPAFKAGVKSGDIILKINETSTIGITLDEAVNMMRGEPKSDIKLTIVRKGDNKPLEIAMKRDIIKVQSVFAKKIEGENLLYLRISSFDTKVTNDLEKAIKENKDVKGIVLDLRNNPGGLLNQAIGVVDLFVKNGVIVSQKGRDASDEEKFEASKFGTKTDLPLVVLVNEGSASASEIVSGALQDHKRAILVGEKTFGKGSVQAVLPIDNEKTENIKLTIAKYYLPSGRTIQAEGVTPDIIASAGKVVQSEENGLKIKEADLKKHLEGELNKVDDKLKAEEKAVKDETKKIISKDDLQNDNQLNTSLAVLKSLIIMNK, encoded by the coding sequence ATGAATAAACTATTAATAGCAACATCTATTGCATTTGTATTATCTCAAAATATATTTGCAAAAGAAGCGCCTGTTGAAAACGAACAAACAAGATTTGAATCTTTATCGAAACTAACAAAAGTTATTGGAACTGTTGAGAAGTATTATGTTGATGATATTAAACTTCAAGAGATTGTTGACAAAGCACTAAAAGGTTTAATGCAAGAATTAGATGCCCATTCAAGCTATTTGGACAAAAAAGCTAGTAAAGAGATGAGTATTGCAACATCTGGAGAATTTGGTGGGCTTGGTATTACTGTTGGTATGAGAGATGGTGCATTAACAGTAATATCACCAATAGATGATACTCCTGCATTTAAAGCTGGTGTAAAATCGGGTGATATAATTTTAAAAATAAATGAGACTTCAACTATAGGAATAACTTTAGACGAAGCTGTAAACATGATGAGAGGTGAGCCTAAATCAGATATTAAATTAACAATTGTTAGAAAAGGTGATAATAAACCTCTTGAAATTGCTATGAAAAGAGATATTATAAAAGTTCAATCTGTTTTTGCAAAAAAAATAGAGGGAGAAAATCTTTTATATCTTAGAATATCAAGCTTTGACACAAAAGTTACAAATGATTTAGAAAAAGCTATAAAAGAGAATAAAGATGTAAAAGGTATAGTTCTTGATTTAAGAAATAATCCTGGTGGTCTTTTAAATCAAGCAATTGGTGTTGTTGACCTATTTGTAAAAAATGGAGTTATTGTTTCACAAAAAGGAAGAGATGCTTCTGATGAAGAAAAATTTGAAGCAAGTAAATTTGGAACAAAAACAGATTTACCTTTAGTTGTTCTTGTAAATGAAGGTTCTGCTTCAGCTTCTGAAATTGTAAGTGGTGCTTTACAAGATCACAAAAGAGCTATTTTGGTAGGTGAAAAAACTTTTGGAAAAGGTTCGGTTCAAGCTGTACTTCCAATAGATAATGAAAAAACTGAAAACATCAAGTTAACTATCGCAAAATACTATTTACCAAGTGGAAGAACAATCCAAGCAGAGGGTGTAACTCCTGATATTATTGCAAGTGCTGGGAAAGTTGTTCAAAGTGAGGAAAATGGCTTAAAAATAAAAGAGGCTGACCTTAAAAAACATCTTGAGGGTGAGCTTAATAAAGTTGATGATAAGTTAAAAGCTGAAGAGAAAGCTGTAAAAGATGAAACTAAAAAAATCATTTCAAAAGATGATTTACAAAATGACAATCAATTAAATACATCTTTAGCAGTTTTAAAAAGCTTAATTATAATGAATAAATAA
- a CDS encoding phosphoribosylaminoimidazolesuccinocarboxamide synthase, with product MNIEKIKSLNLWPDNKKITTQKGFDELENIGYNLFYIGKNADLYSCPGDEAKVLLVRSDRTSVFDIPLNFEIKGKGIIQTEISNFGAKFAANSGIRTAILDEKISSDISVASRCQLMKLCKALEANIDGEIVQFELIFRNYLTGSLFQALQDGKDLYGLDLPSNLKEWHKFETPLFTPTTKGLKDEPLNSKKVRDTFPEIISSLEKLFKDFTTFAEDRGIVVVDTKFEIFVDEDGKWVLGDEVLTPESSRFIALEDFKNSNFISMDKQILRDFGKKENWKEQSKSLKSGEKLEVVVPKEIEDKILNGYKTILERLSK from the coding sequence ATGAATATTGAAAAAATTAAATCTTTAAATCTTTGGCCAGATAATAAAAAAATAACTACTCAAAAAGGTTTTGATGAGTTAGAAAATATTGGCTACAATCTTTTTTATATAGGGAAAAATGCTGATTTATATAGCTGTCCAGGTGATGAGGCAAAAGTTTTACTTGTAAGAAGTGATAGAACATCTGTTTTTGATATTCCTTTAAATTTTGAAATTAAAGGAAAAGGAATTATACAAACAGAAATTTCAAATTTTGGAGCAAAATTTGCTGCAAACAGTGGTATAAGAACTGCAATTTTAGATGAAAAAATATCTTCTGATATCTCTGTTGCTTCTAGATGTCAACTTATGAAACTGTGCAAAGCTCTTGAAGCAAATATTGATGGGGAAATAGTACAGTTTGAACTAATTTTTAGAAATTACTTAACTGGTTCTTTATTTCAAGCTTTACAAGATGGTAAAGATCTATATGGATTAGATTTACCTTCAAATTTAAAAGAGTGGCATAAATTTGAAACTCCACTTTTTACACCAACAACAAAAGGCTTAAAAGACGAGCCTTTAAACTCTAAAAAAGTAAGAGATACTTTTCCTGAAATTATCTCTAGTTTAGAAAAGCTTTTTAAAGATTTTACAACTTTTGCAGAAGATAGAGGAATAGTTGTAGTTGATACAAAGTTCGAAATCTTTGTTGATGAAGATGGAAAGTGGGTTTTAGGTGATGAAGTTTTAACTCCTGAGAGTTCAAGATTCATAGCTTTAGAAGATTTTAAAAATAGTAACTTTATCTCAATGGATAAACAAATTTTAAGAGATTTTGGTAAAAAAGAGAACTGGAAAGAGCAATCAAAATCTTTGAAATCTGGAGAGAAATTAGAAGTTGTTGTTCCAAAAGAGATAGAAGATAAAATCCTAAATGGATATAAAACAATTTTAGAAAGACTAAGCAAATAA
- the purS gene encoding phosphoribosylformylglycinamidine synthase subunit PurS — MKAIVNVGLKKGVLDDQGKAINHALGTLGFKDLISDVRVGKQIIIELNSNDKEKAKEEVTKMCEKLLANTVIEDYNIDIVG, encoded by the coding sequence ATGAAAGCAATAGTAAATGTAGGATTAAAAAAAGGTGTTTTAGATGATCAAGGTAAAGCAATTAACCATGCTTTAGGAACTTTGGGATTTAAAGATTTAATTTCTGATGTAAGAGTTGGAAAACAGATTATTATAGAGTTAAACTCAAATGATAAAGAAAAAGCAAAAGAAGAAGTTACAAAAATGTGTGAAAAGCTTCTTGCTAATACTGTAATTGAAGATTACAATATTGATATAGTAGGTTAA
- the purQ gene encoding phosphoribosylformylglycinamidine synthase subunit PurQ has translation MKVAVLQFPGTNCEFDAKYAFTKLGCDVEVIWHKDTKLPENTDLVVVPGGFSYGDYLRSGAIARFANIMEDVKKFASNGGKVLGICNGFQILLEAGLLPGAMKRNDTLHFISKYHHLKVIDNNNEFLRLLNVGDVVNIPVAHHDGNYYIDEAGLKELEANNQILLKYCTKDGEVTNMNGSVSNIAGICNKQRNVFGLMPHPERAIEEILGSTDGVNMLKGLLK, from the coding sequence ATGAAAGTAGCCGTACTACAATTTCCTGGAACAAACTGTGAATTTGATGCAAAATATGCATTTACTAAACTTGGTTGTGATGTAGAAGTTATTTGGCACAAAGATACAAAACTTCCAGAAAATACTGATTTAGTAGTTGTTCCAGGTGGGTTCTCTTATGGTGACTACTTAAGAAGTGGAGCAATTGCTAGATTTGCAAATATCATGGAAGATGTTAAAAAATTTGCTTCAAATGGAGGAAAAGTTCTAGGTATTTGTAATGGTTTTCAAATTCTTTTAGAAGCTGGTTTACTTCCAGGTGCAATGAAAAGAAATGATACTTTACACTTTATATCAAAATATCATCACTTAAAAGTTATTGATAATAACAATGAATTTTTAAGACTTTTAAATGTTGGAGATGTTGTTAATATACCAGTAGCTCATCATGATGGGAACTACTATATTGATGAAGCTGGTTTAAAAGAGCTTGAAGCTAATAATCAAATCTTATTAAAATATTGTACAAAAGATGGTGAAGTTACAAATATGAATGGAAGTGTTTCAAATATTGCAGGAATTTGTAATAAACAGAGAAATGTATTTGGTCTAATGCCTCATCCTGAACGAGCAATTGAAGAGATTTTAGGTTCAACTGATGGTGTAAATATGCTAAAAGGTTTATTAAAATAG
- a CDS encoding lysophospholipid acyltransferase family protein: MRKIRGLIVFIQFSISVAIVVFFMYLFRNHTHKVIKIWMKIQMFFLGIKLEIEGNLDESCDLILINHQSMLDIIVMEHLHSRNIAWVAKKEITDLFFFGHIIKAPRMISIDRENKAGLIHLLSEAKDRLSKGRPIAMFPEGTRSDGTYIGEFKAGAKMLGNKFNLKVQPVVMFNTRNIVNSQKMEAAPGVVKVIYLEPIVASKDTSWYEDCEKNMKEVFEKEYKNYVS; this comes from the coding sequence TTGAGAAAAATTAGGGGCTTAATAGTTTTTATACAGTTTTCCATAAGTGTTGCAATTGTTGTATTTTTTATGTATCTGTTTAGAAACCACACACATAAAGTCATAAAAATATGGATGAAAATCCAGATGTTTTTTCTTGGAATTAAGCTTGAAATTGAAGGTAATTTAGATGAAAGCTGTGATTTAATTTTAATAAATCACCAATCTATGCTTGATATTATTGTAATGGAACATCTTCACAGTAGAAATATAGCTTGGGTAGCAAAAAAAGAGATAACAGATCTCTTCTTTTTTGGACACATTATAAAAGCACCTAGAATGATAAGTATTGATAGAGAGAATAAAGCTGGACTTATTCACCTTTTAAGTGAAGCAAAAGATAGATTATCAAAAGGTCGTCCAATTGCAATGTTTCCAGAAGGAACAAGAAGTGATGGAACTTATATTGGAGAGTTTAAAGCTGGTGCAAAAATGCTTGGTAACAAATTCAACTTAAAAGTTCAACCAGTTGTTATGTTTAATACTAGAAATATAGTTAACTCTCAAAAAATGGAAGCAGCTCCTGGAGTTGTTAAAGTTATATATTTAGAACCTATTGTTGCAAGTAAAGATACATCTTGGTACGAAGATTGTGAAAAAAATATGAAAGAAGTTTTTGAAAAAGAGTACAAAAACTATGTCTCTTAA
- the crcB gene encoding fluoride efflux transporter CrcB, which produces MSLNFQIALAVGFGGAFGSILRFYAVDYVHKMELGNFPFGILFVNIFGSFLIGILYAYFSTHDVSTILKAFLIAGFLGGLTTFSTFALDSYLLFNSSLNYAILNILSNLIGSIFFVLIGFKLAIFFIK; this is translated from the coding sequence ATGTCTCTTAATTTTCAAATAGCTCTTGCTGTTGGATTTGGTGGAGCATTTGGGTCAATTTTAAGATTTTATGCTGTAGATTATGTCCATAAAATGGAGTTAGGAAATTTTCCTTTTGGGATACTTTTTGTTAATATTTTTGGTTCTTTTCTAATAGGTATTTTATATGCCTATTTCTCTACACATGATGTTTCAACTATATTAAAAGCATTTTTAATAGCTGGATTCTTAGGTGGTCTTACAACATTTTCTACATTTGCATTAGATAGCTATCTACTTTTTAATAGCTCTTTAAATTATGCTATATTAAATATTTTATCAAATCTTATTGGGTCAATATTTTTTGTATTAATTGGATTTAAACTAGCTATCTTTTTTATAAAGTAA
- a CDS encoding Sec-independent protein translocase subunit TatA/TatB: protein MHMPSGMQLLVIVLIVLILFGGKKIPELAKGLGSGIKNFKKAVKEDDEEVATASKIEENEKKSDAKSTSSTETKQS from the coding sequence ATGCATATGCCAAGTGGTATGCAATTATTAGTAATTGTTTTAATCGTGTTAATTTTATTTGGTGGGAAAAAAATCCCAGAACTTGCTAAAGGTTTAGGAAGTGGTATTAAAAACTTCAAAAAAGCTGTAAAAGAAGATGATGAAGAAGTAGCAACTGCTTCAAAAATAGAAGAGAATGAGAAGAAAAGTGATGCAAAATCAACTTCTTCAACAGAAACAAAACAATCTTAA
- the tatA gene encoding twin-arginine translocase TatA/TatE family subunit gives MSMPSGMELVIIVIIVLILFGGKKIPELAKGLGSGIRNFKKAIKEDDNEEVAENKPTETDKKAEIPTQKEETKNS, from the coding sequence ATGAGTATGCCAAGCGGAATGGAACTAGTAATTATAGTTATAATTGTGTTGATTTTATTTGGTGGGAAAAAAATCCCAGAACTTGCTAAAGGTTTAGGAAGTGGTATTAGAAACTTCAAAAAAGCTATCAAAGAAGATGATAATGAAGAAGTAGCAGAAAACAAACCAACTGAAACAGATAAAAAAGCTGAAATACCAACACAAAAAGAAGAGACAAAAAATTCATAA
- the argS gene encoding arginine--tRNA ligase: protein MQNIVKEFIEKKLEKSIVLEKPKDSSLGHFATPVAFSLAKELKKSPMILADELVLKLENSELFEKIEAVKGFINFTLSKSFIEKLTNEALEKKDDFAKGDKKDEKILLEYVSANPTGPLHIGHARGAVFGDTLYKVGKYLGYDITTEYYINDAGAQMQLLGISVSLAARDFIFKEKVKYPESYYRGEYLIEIAEQIIEKYGKDIIYDESRFEEMAIFAKDIVMQIIIKDLGDLGINFQNFVSEKSLYNSWENTKSVLEKNGSLYTKDEKVYLSSTKFGDDSDRVVVRENGIPTYLAGDIIYHKNKFDREFDKYINIWGADHHGYITRVKAAIEFLGNDSSKLEVILSQMVQLLKGGQPYKMSKRAGNVILMSDITSEIGSDALRFIFLTKKSDTHLEFDIDMLKNQDSSNPIFYINYAHARINQVFVKSNLSFEDIKNESFEALNSEALNLVYESLLLKSVLEDAFSKRDMQKITEYLYNLASSVHKFYNEHKIIGSSEEKTYLKVLSMAKLSLKTGLKLLGIEAKEIM from the coding sequence TTGCAAAATATAGTTAAAGAATTTATAGAGAAAAAATTAGAAAAAAGTATTGTTTTAGAGAAGCCAAAAGATAGTTCACTTGGTCATTTTGCAACACCAGTTGCTTTTTCTTTGGCAAAAGAGCTAAAAAAGTCTCCTATGATTTTAGCAGATGAATTAGTTTTAAAACTTGAAAATAGTGAATTATTTGAGAAAATAGAAGCTGTAAAAGGTTTTATAAACTTTACTTTATCAAAAAGTTTTATAGAAAAACTTACAAATGAAGCCTTAGAAAAAAAAGATGATTTTGCAAAAGGTGATAAAAAAGATGAAAAAATACTTCTAGAGTATGTAAGTGCAAATCCAACAGGTCCTCTTCATATTGGACATGCAAGAGGTGCTGTTTTTGGAGATACTTTATATAAAGTTGGAAAATATCTAGGATATGATATTACAACTGAGTATTATATAAATGATGCTGGTGCACAGATGCAACTTTTAGGAATAAGCGTTAGTTTAGCTGCTAGAGATTTTATATTTAAAGAGAAAGTAAAATATCCAGAGAGTTATTACAGAGGTGAATATTTAATAGAGATTGCCGAACAAATCATAGAAAAATATGGAAAAGATATTATCTATGATGAGAGTAGATTTGAAGAGATGGCAATTTTTGCAAAAGATATAGTAATGCAAATAATCATAAAAGATTTAGGTGATTTAGGAATAAATTTCCAAAATTTTGTATCTGAAAAATCTTTATACAACTCATGGGAGAATACAAAATCTGTTTTAGAAAAAAATGGTTCACTTTACACAAAAGATGAAAAAGTTTATCTAAGCTCAACTAAATTTGGTGATGATAGCGATAGAGTTGTTGTAAGAGAAAATGGAATTCCTACATATTTAGCTGGAGATATAATCTATCATAAAAATAAATTTGATAGAGAGTTTGACAAATATATAAATATTTGGGGAGCTGATCACCACGGATATATAACAAGAGTAAAAGCTGCTATTGAGTTTTTAGGAAATGACTCTTCTAAACTGGAAGTTATTTTATCTCAAATGGTTCAACTACTTAAAGGTGGACAACCTTATAAAATGAGCAAACGAGCTGGGAATGTTATATTAATGTCTGATATAACTTCTGAGATTGGAAGTGATGCTTTAAGATTTATATTCTTAACTAAAAAAAGCGATACTCACTTGGAGTTTGATATTGATATGTTGAAAAATCAAGACTCTTCAAATCCAATTTTTTATATAAACTATGCACATGCAAGAATAAATCAAGTTTTTGTAAAGTCAAATTTAAGTTTTGAAGATATAAAAAATGAGAGTTTTGAAGCTTTAAATAGTGAAGCTTTAAATTTAGTTTATGAATCACTTCTTTTAAAATCTGTTTTAGAAGATGCATTTTCTAAAAGAGATATGCAAAAAATAACAGAATATTTATACAATCTAGCTTCTAGCGTACATAAATTTTATAATGAGCACAAAATTATTGGAAGCAGTGAAGAAAAAACTTATCTAAAAGTTTTAAGTATGGCAAAGTTAAGTCTAAAAACAGGACTTAAACTTCTTGGAATTGAAGCAAAAGAGATTATGTAA
- the rsfS gene encoding ribosome silencing factor: MNSRINKIRDILDDKKASDIEIFDLTSKDYLVDYVVIATTLNPKHGFALLDHLKTELKPNGEEFLRVDEDDNWTVIDLGDVFIHLMSEKYREKYNLEDFLDSFQRPKE; the protein is encoded by the coding sequence TTGAATAGTAGAATAAATAAAATTAGAGATATTTTAGATGATAAAAAAGCCTCTGATATTGAGATTTTTGATTTAACATCAAAAGATTATTTAGTGGATTATGTTGTGATTGCTACAACTTTAAATCCAAAACATGGTTTTGCGCTTTTAGATCATTTAAAAACTGAATTAAAACCAAATGGTGAAGAGTTTTTAAGAGTTGATGAAGATGATAACTGGACTGTTATTGATTTAGGAGATGTTTTTATTCATTTAATGAGTGAAAAATATAGAGAAAAATATAATCTTGAAGATTTTTTAGATAGTTTTCAAAGACCAAAAGAGTAG
- the nadD gene encoding nicotinate (nicotinamide) nucleotide adenylyltransferase, translating into MKIAIFGGSFDPIHIAHKKIVETALKELDIDKLIIVPTYLNPFKKDFLFEPKDRFKLLQKVFKDEKRVEICDFEINQKKLSYTYETIRYIKASINPSKIYFIIGEDNLKSLNRWHNIDELKENLEFVVASRDGYDLLTNEFKKLDINIDISSTKLKEDLDLNFVPKEIWQDLINLKKGKI; encoded by the coding sequence TTGAAAATTGCGATTTTTGGTGGTAGTTTTGACCCAATTCATATTGCTCATAAAAAGATTGTCGAAACTGCTTTAAAAGAGCTAGATATCGATAAATTAATAATTGTTCCTACATATCTTAATCCTTTTAAAAAAGATTTTTTGTTTGAACCTAAAGATAGGTTTAAGCTATTGCAAAAAGTTTTTAAAGATGAAAAAAGAGTTGAGATTTGTGATTTTGAGATAAATCAAAAAAAACTAAGCTACACTTATGAAACAATAAGATATATTAAAGCTTCGATAAATCCTAGTAAAATCTACTTTATTATAGGAGAAGATAATCTAAAATCTCTTAATAGATGGCACAATATAGATGAGTTAAAAGAGAATTTAGAGTTTGTTGTTGCCTCAAGAGATGGTTATGATTTACTTACAAATGAGTTTAAAAAATTAGATATAAATATAGATATTAGCTCTACAAAGCTAAAAGAAGATCTAGATTTAAACTTTGTGCCAAAAGAGATTTGGCAAGATTTAATAAATTTAAAAAAAGGAAAAATTTGA
- the gap gene encoding type I glyceraldehyde-3-phosphate dehydrogenase, protein MAIKVAINGFGRIGRCVARIIATRSDIELVAINDTAEASMLEYITKYDTVHGTFEGDVKVENGFLKMGKINAKLYSTRDAKELSFAKDCGAEIVLECTGAYLTQDKCQVHIDNGAKKVVMSAPAKDDTKTFVVGVNEHTYNGEKIISNASCTTNCLGPIAKIIDDAFGIEKGLMTTIHSYTNDQNILDVKHKSDKRRARAGAANMIPTSTGAAKAMKLIMPQLDGKLHGQSVRVPTPNVSMVDVNFLIKKDTTKEEINALFTQKSKELSGIVAVDNDMLVSSDLIGNTNSTIIASDLTQVIGGNMIKVMSWYDNEWGYSARLVDLAIYVAKK, encoded by the coding sequence ATGGCTATTAAAGTTGCAATAAACGGATTTGGGAGAATAGGAAGATGTGTAGCTAGAATTATTGCTACAAGAAGTGACATAGAGTTGGTTGCTATAAATGATACAGCAGAAGCTTCAATGCTTGAATATATCACAAAATATGATACTGTTCATGGAACTTTTGAAGGTGATGTTAAAGTTGAAAATGGTTTCTTAAAAATGGGGAAAATCAATGCAAAATTATACTCAACAAGAGATGCAAAAGAGTTATCTTTTGCAAAAGATTGTGGAGCTGAAATTGTTTTAGAGTGTACAGGTGCATATTTAACTCAAGATAAATGCCAAGTTCATATTGACAATGGTGCTAAAAAAGTTGTTATGAGTGCTCCTGCAAAAGATGATACAAAAACTTTTGTTGTAGGTGTAAATGAGCACACTTATAATGGAGAAAAAATTATATCAAATGCATCTTGTACTACAAACTGTCTTGGACCAATAGCAAAAATAATTGATGATGCTTTTGGAATAGAAAAAGGTTTAATGACAACTATTCACTCTTATACTAATGACCAAAACATCCTTGATGTAAAACATAAATCTGATAAAAGAAGAGCTCGAGCAGGTGCTGCTAATATGATTCCTACAAGCACTGGTGCTGCAAAAGCTATGAAATTAATAATGCCTCAACTTGATGGTAAATTACATGGTCAAAGCGTAAGAGTTCCAACTCCAAATGTTTCAATGGTAGATGTAAACTTCTTAATTAAAAAAGATACTACAAAAGAAGAAATTAATGCTTTATTTACTCAAAAATCAAAAGAGCTTTCTGGAATAGTAGCGGTTGATAATGATATGCTAGTTTCAAGTGATTTAATAGGAAATACAAACTCTACAATTATTGCAAGTGACTTAACTCAAGTTATTGGTGGAAATATGATTAAAGTTATGAGCTGGTATGACAATGAGTGGGGATATTCTGCTAGACTTGTAGATTTAGCTATTTATGTAGCAAAAAAATAA
- a CDS encoding phosphoglycerate kinase — MKLQEIKNIDITGKKVFIRCDFNVPVDEYNNITDDRRIRSALNTIRYCIDNDCSVILASHFGRPKGGFEEKYSLSPIAKRLHILLKQDIKLAPNVVCTETLKMANELKTGEIMLLENMRFEAGETKNDEELSKKLASMADVYINDAFGVSHRAHSSVEGIAKYFDMNHKAAGFLLAKEIKFFHHIVENPKRPFVSIVGGSKVSGKLEALYNLVPKVDKIVIGGGMAFTFLKAQGYEIGKSLVEEDLIPEALKIMELAKQKGVKLYLPVDIVAAEAFDAEAIAKIVPVQEIPKSWMGLDIGPATALLFSEVLSDANTILWNGPMGVYEMEKFAKGSTKISHAVASSYATTVVGGGDTADLVRITGDEDDMTFISTGGGASLELIEGKILPGVKALVIEDDK, encoded by the coding sequence ATGAAACTTCAAGAGATAAAAAACATAGATATTACTGGTAAAAAAGTATTTATAAGATGTGATTTTAATGTTCCTGTTGATGAATACAACAATATAACTGATGATAGAAGAATTAGAAGTGCTCTAAACACAATTAGATATTGTATTGATAATGATTGCTCTGTTATATTAGCTAGTCACTTTGGAAGACCAAAAGGTGGTTTTGAAGAGAAATATTCACTTTCTCCAATAGCAAAAAGATTACATATTTTATTAAAACAAGATATCAAACTAGCTCCAAATGTAGTTTGTACTGAAACTTTAAAAATGGCTAATGAGTTAAAAACTGGTGAAATTATGCTTTTAGAAAATATGAGATTTGAAGCTGGTGAGACAAAAAATGATGAAGAGCTTAGTAAAAAATTAGCTTCTATGGCAGATGTTTATATAAATGATGCATTTGGAGTTTCTCACAGAGCTCACTCTTCTGTTGAAGGAATTGCAAAATATTTTGATATGAATCATAAAGCTGCTGGATTTTTACTAGCAAAAGAGATTAAATTTTTCCACCATATTGTTGAAAATCCTAAACGTCCATTTGTTTCAATAGTTGGTGGTTCAAAAGTATCTGGAAAACTTGAAGCCCTTTATAATCTTGTTCCAAAAGTTGATAAAATTGTAATTGGTGGAGGAATGGCATTTACATTCCTAAAAGCACAAGGTTATGAAATTGGAAAATCTTTAGTTGAAGAAGATTTAATTCCTGAAGCTTTAAAAATTATGGAATTAGCAAAACAAAAAGGTGTAAAACTTTATTTACCAGTTGATATTGTTGCAGCTGAAGCTTTTGATGCTGAAGCAATAGCAAAAATTGTTCCAGTTCAAGAGATACCAAAATCTTGGATGGGGCTTGATATTGGACCTGCAACTGCTTTATTATTTAGTGAAGTTTTAAGCGATGCAAATACTATTTTATGGAATGGACCAATGGGTGTTTATGAAATGGAAAAATTTGCAAAAGGAAGTACAAAAATATCTCACGCAGTAGCTAGTTCATATGCAACAACTGTTGTTGGTGGAGGAGATACAGCTGATTTAGTAAGAATTACTGGTGATGAAGATGATATGACATTTATATCTACTGGTGGTGGAGCTTCTTTAGAGTTAATAGAGGGAAAAATATTACCTGGAGTTAAAGCATTAGTTATTGAGGATGATAAATAA
- a CDS encoding triose-phosphate isomerase, with amino-acid sequence MPIIASNFKTNHTRKSTSLFVEKLNEYLKSNEALDEIYIFPTSTSLDSFELNHKLFIGAQNAYHTKNGSFTGEIGLEQLEEFNIKTILIGHSERRHILGETQEEIAKKYEFYKNLGFKIIYCIGEPLEVKKAGLEKTLEYIFEQFIGIDTSYENLILAYEPVWAIGTGITATSDDIKQIHNAIKSKINKPLLYGGSVKVENVKEICEIENVDGALIGTASWKIEDFIKILENTKDIR; translated from the coding sequence ATGCCTATAATTGCAAGTAATTTTAAAACAAATCATACTAGAAAAAGTACAAGTTTATTTGTTGAAAAATTAAATGAATATTTAAAATCAAATGAAGCTTTAGATGAAATTTACATCTTCCCTACTTCGACATCTTTAGATTCATTTGAATTAAATCATAAGCTTTTTATTGGTGCACAAAATGCATATCATACTAAAAATGGATCTTTTACTGGTGAAATTGGCTTAGAGCAACTTGAAGAGTTTAATATAAAAACTATTTTAATAGGTCATAGTGAAAGAAGACATATTTTAGGTGAAACTCAAGAAGAGATTGCAAAAAAATATGAGTTTTATAAAAATTTAGGATTTAAAATTATTTATTGTATTGGTGAACCTTTAGAAGTAAAAAAAGCTGGTTTAGAAAAGACTTTAGAGTATATTTTTGAACAATTTATTGGAATTGATACAAGTTATGAAAATCTAATTTTAGCATATGAACCAGTTTGGGCTATAGGAACTGGTATTACAGCAACAAGTGATGATATTAAACAAATACATAATGCAATAAAATCTAAAATAAATAAACCTTTACTTTACGGTGGAAGTGTAAAAGTTGAAAATGTAAAAGAGATTTGCGAAATAGAAAATGTTGATGGAGCTTTAATTGGAACTGCTTCATGGAAAATAGAAGATTTTATAAAAATTTTAGAAAATACAAAGGATATAAGATGA